From a single Paenibacillus sp. FSL W8-0426 genomic region:
- a CDS encoding RHS repeat-associated core domain-containing protein, whose protein sequence is MAYAGLIMDVPCNLVRIEDLQIMHRMNEHSSIRIRAVIHEKGVDGAQELTTNDKVKVYIASEDGLEKETCLFAGIVLQATVEHVQGIFYVDMVAVSHTYKLDTEWRKRSYQNQQKTYAEVIRKVLEPYAGASLTNAMPDTTTGQMLLQYQETDWEFILRLASRLGTVIVPIVDDAPAIALGIPQEMAKNELAFESYTMQTRYVPQRETQEIRYQIQSRRVYRLGNQMEIQRRPFVIYEMESRVVHGELLHSYTLLSKSEAKLTKILPYGIQGLSLEGKITKISRNKVQLHLDIDKEAEPDNACWFPFSTGMDNQSAYMMPKPGSPVKLHFPKPSEKSAIATSSVRRGAEQSKYSQKSANPAIKSLTNDSDQEMKLTGEDIVFAADAAETVKLQLAGDGSIKILANTDISIAALEDFLIDVKGDMPAPKMIEMTAGEMVAISRSPMEGINPDHYIYIADLTDVQAATIYYEGTPGKPPADPFDDSELLAQDAAAMAEINGNALLYRQALVSKMEAGKSKIGFGKIAMLIGAAAVGVAAVVLTGGAAAPLVIAAGTTLVAGATTMVVAGSEMYEGSEDIAKARKGDLSESYNFMRDTVLQGNAELYDTVKYGSVIVSVGGISVLTGGGASALILPSIGGGVNVAITAIFDPVVQPGETLIGHYLKSFQNGFLSGAMMGKFMSGIKCGTGFSNFANIYGRSVAGGTISGMTQDMMNTGSTSLTSNLAANVVGGLFAFTGKNRLTDYASSVAGGMGGAMAEDLWRNGNVNQSLTWDTLKKVAVASLATMVKTGDPVDVTRGGFHYFAKDMILLDIGSPIEMVRNYNSLYPVRGLTGRGFIFTYESYLKREGNRIYIICPDSHYERFTLREGHWVNEIGGKQDYRLIEREDSAGYVLIGPDRTTCEYDDTGRLRSIADPSGNRTQLDYNDNGICRLTAPGGKSVSMECRDGLLMRMTDNIGRTVVYEYDGDLLVRVTYPNQGMIHYTYTEQGYLQSITDQNGNTYVTNTYDARGRVVQQRDAYGQITDIEYNDVGKETIFMFRANDIVEKYRYNDDDLVTEIVYQDGTWESFEYDAYQFKCAHTDTGGRTTRWEYGIHGQLLTEIAADGTRHSHVYDEHLNRISVSVNHVVEKTYAYDRFGRVLEESAAIDAERQAITAYTYDAQGRVLTRRDALGYVTTYAYEVFHSNSPSYVKDAEGQEYRYAFDDAARVTSITTAYGSVEFEYNDLNKRTRIVDAEGNTTLMFYDKMGNMIKRVQPNDYVERIDNGKGTEYRYDALDHLIRITDPLHQTQRYHYDMYDHLLKEVEPNQYDPVLDDGPGTEHVYDHRGNRIRTMFPDGGIQRFKYDAAGNLVKSIRPGQYDPATDDGPGTEYAYDAMDRLVQITNAEGYIERRYVYDSAGRIVKEMDGKAVDRANHDDERFGTLYVYNKAGWLVEKREPVQEEVSSERERVLYRLSRYEYDLAGNLVREQRTSELVAREGSPATYHGITYAYDRNHRVIRITDDTGADIRYTYDCLNQRTSERYKLNEGKERHIRYEYDKAGRLVRQLDVIDGEDLRDEGRKTVTAETRYRYDRNGNITYIRSPEGYETEISYDGADRIVQISRREHAGAKASSMYLKYDRSGNVIEETDTMGHRVHYAYDVRNRPIRSVGKRGGVTRLFYNTEGKLAKKVTPGLYDAASDDGIGTEYTYDVLNRLTHIRNPLGEIIQQHAFNRYGEQEAVTENGVETRYTYTLAGQVRQVWGNGPECTPMLRQEYEYDAAGHIVGIRDGEGRVTRHTLDGWGNITALTRPDATTEQYDYDVAGHLIRSTDAKGHATQYTYNSLGQVSAITGPDGLPITYQYDREGRLARQQDRNQRVLDLAYNFNDQLVRRRELSSGEEETYTYREDGLLTSSANNEVRYDYDYNEEGLLTAKYQSRFGERTTDAAPRPVLRYEYDVEGRTVARTDAGGTRVEYAHDPLGRVVAIRQGENELARYTYAAGNRIASMLYGNGVQTAYEYTPEGQVSRLYTRAADGTVLLDNRYTYDRSGNTIGCYGTQDQAEYRYDALDRLVEARYAGYGTEQLAYDAAGNRISRVWNGQRTSYTYDTRNRLLSLIEEALQEESGEQSKSNGQASGKHIHYTYDAQGNLIQEHQGEQTTSYAYDAFNRTIRVEQADGRIVQHGYDPEGLRSRLDTDGTVRHFVHDSWHVVNELDETERVQASYIRGHEWLTQLDDQGDVAYYVNNIHGDVTHLTGSQGQILNAYTYDAFGNMLSSREQRVNPFRYAGEMQDALTGHYYLRARFYNPIIARFTQEDTYRGDGLNLYAYVANNPIRYVDPSGYAKAASGGTPASCVNKGETWNPNNTGDFTEITITYKQGMPKYQFKRKAEALQQLGELGVLVKAANPVKRDRSVTKAYRQDLIQRIWSQYGQTNKDFANKLIDQITDHRKMQPDHVWELQLSGPDVPSNLKFLDSFTNEDIGMRQIWPQIKGLPVGTKIKIKIEY, encoded by the coding sequence ATGGCTTATGCAGGATTAATTATGGATGTGCCGTGCAATCTGGTCCGTATTGAGGATTTGCAGATCATGCATCGAATGAATGAGCATTCTTCCATACGAATCAGGGCTGTCATTCATGAGAAGGGTGTCGATGGGGCACAAGAGCTTACCACAAACGACAAGGTCAAGGTATACATCGCATCCGAAGATGGTCTGGAAAAGGAAACCTGCTTGTTTGCCGGGATCGTTCTGCAAGCAACTGTTGAGCACGTTCAGGGCATTTTTTATGTGGACATGGTAGCCGTATCACATACGTATAAGCTGGACACTGAATGGAGAAAGCGCTCATATCAAAATCAGCAGAAGACGTATGCAGAGGTCATTCGTAAGGTGCTGGAACCTTATGCAGGTGCCTCATTAACCAATGCGATGCCGGATACCACGACAGGACAAATGTTGCTGCAATATCAGGAAACCGACTGGGAATTCATTCTACGCCTTGCTTCCCGCCTCGGTACGGTAATCGTACCCATTGTCGATGATGCACCTGCCATAGCCTTGGGAATTCCACAGGAAATGGCAAAGAATGAACTGGCCTTTGAGTCGTATACGATGCAAACTCGTTATGTTCCTCAGCGGGAAACACAGGAAATTCGCTATCAGATTCAGAGCAGACGGGTCTATCGGCTTGGAAATCAAATGGAGATTCAACGTCGTCCTTTTGTGATCTATGAGATGGAGTCGCGCGTCGTCCATGGGGAATTGCTTCATTCGTATACGCTGCTATCCAAGTCTGAAGCAAAATTAACTAAAATTTTGCCTTATGGCATACAAGGATTGTCCCTTGAAGGTAAAATCACGAAAATATCCCGCAACAAAGTCCAATTGCATCTGGATATCGATAAAGAAGCCGAACCGGATAACGCCTGTTGGTTCCCATTCTCGACAGGGATGGATAACCAGAGTGCGTACATGATGCCCAAGCCCGGCTCGCCGGTGAAATTGCACTTTCCCAAACCATCCGAGAAAAGCGCCATTGCGACGAGCTCGGTTCGTCGGGGGGCTGAACAGAGCAAATACAGCCAGAAATCGGCGAATCCTGCGATCAAGTCGCTGACGAACGATTCAGACCAGGAGATGAAACTGACGGGCGAGGATATCGTGTTTGCCGCGGATGCGGCAGAAACCGTCAAACTACAATTGGCCGGGGACGGTTCGATCAAGATTTTGGCAAATACGGATATTTCCATTGCCGCTCTGGAGGATTTCCTCATCGACGTTAAGGGGGATATGCCTGCCCCCAAAATGATTGAAATGACTGCCGGTGAGATGGTGGCCATTTCAAGAAGCCCGATGGAAGGCATCAATCCGGATCATTACATTTACATTGCCGATCTTACGGATGTCCAGGCAGCCACCATTTATTATGAAGGGACTCCGGGCAAGCCGCCTGCAGATCCCTTTGACGATTCCGAACTCCTTGCCCAAGATGCTGCCGCGATGGCAGAGATCAATGGGAATGCTCTTCTATATCGACAGGCTCTGGTTAGCAAAATGGAAGCGGGAAAAAGCAAAATCGGATTTGGTAAAATTGCCATGCTGATCGGCGCTGCCGCTGTGGGTGTCGCTGCAGTCGTTCTTACGGGAGGGGCGGCAGCGCCCTTGGTTATTGCGGCAGGCACAACATTGGTCGCAGGTGCCACTACAATGGTTGTGGCAGGCAGTGAGATGTATGAGGGCAGCGAGGATATAGCCAAGGCACGGAAAGGCGATTTGTCCGAGTCATACAATTTTATGCGGGATACGGTGCTTCAGGGAAATGCCGAACTATATGATACGGTAAAATATGGGTCTGTTATCGTCTCGGTTGGGGGGATTTCCGTATTAACGGGCGGCGGAGCCTCAGCCTTAATCCTTCCTTCCATCGGTGGCGGGGTGAACGTTGCCATCACCGCGATTTTTGATCCTGTGGTACAACCTGGTGAAACGTTAATCGGCCACTATTTAAAAAGCTTCCAGAACGGATTTTTAAGTGGTGCCATGATGGGGAAATTCATGTCGGGCATCAAATGTGGTACTGGCTTTAGCAACTTCGCCAATATTTATGGCCGCTCGGTAGCAGGCGGCACCATAAGCGGCATGACGCAGGACATGATGAACACAGGCAGCACAAGTTTAACCTCGAATCTGGCAGCCAATGTAGTGGGAGGACTCTTTGCGTTTACCGGCAAAAACAGACTCACTGATTATGCTTCCTCCGTGGCGGGCGGTATGGGAGGAGCTATGGCAGAGGACCTCTGGAGGAACGGAAATGTCAACCAGTCTCTGACATGGGATACCTTGAAGAAAGTGGCGGTTGCCAGCCTTGCTACCATGGTTAAGACCGGCGACCCCGTGGATGTCACGAGAGGCGGCTTTCATTATTTTGCGAAAGACATGATCTTGCTCGATATCGGTTCTCCGATTGAGATGGTACGGAACTATAATTCACTTTATCCGGTCAGGGGACTGACGGGGCGAGGGTTTATTTTTACGTATGAATCCTACCTCAAGCGGGAGGGCAATCGGATTTACATCATTTGTCCGGACAGCCATTACGAGAGATTTACGTTACGTGAAGGACATTGGGTCAATGAGATCGGGGGCAAGCAGGACTATCGTTTAATCGAACGTGAGGATTCTGCAGGGTATGTGCTTATTGGACCGGACCGGACAACGTGTGAGTATGATGATACGGGACGTCTGCGGAGTATTGCTGATCCGTCCGGAAACCGGACGCAGCTGGATTACAACGACAACGGTATTTGTCGTCTGACCGCACCGGGCGGGAAGTCAGTCTCAATGGAGTGCCGGGATGGTTTGTTAATGCGGATGACCGACAATATCGGTCGAACCGTAGTGTACGAATACGATGGCGATCTCCTTGTTCGCGTAACCTACCCCAACCAGGGAATGATTCATTATACGTATACAGAGCAAGGTTATCTTCAGAGCATAACCGACCAGAACGGGAACACCTATGTAACCAATACGTATGATGCCAGGGGTAGAGTCGTTCAGCAACGGGACGCTTACGGTCAAATTACGGATATCGAATATAATGACGTCGGGAAAGAGACGATCTTTATGTTCCGGGCCAATGATATCGTGGAGAAGTATCGTTATAATGACGATGATCTCGTAACGGAAATCGTTTATCAGGATGGGACATGGGAGTCTTTCGAGTATGATGCCTATCAATTCAAGTGTGCTCATACCGATACGGGGGGCCGGACCACTCGCTGGGAGTATGGTATCCATGGGCAGCTGTTGACGGAGATCGCAGCGGATGGTACAAGGCATAGCCATGTCTACGATGAGCACCTCAATCGCATCTCTGTATCGGTGAATCATGTTGTGGAAAAGACGTATGCCTATGACAGGTTCGGACGCGTACTGGAAGAGTCGGCAGCCATCGATGCCGAACGCCAAGCGATCACGGCCTATACGTATGACGCACAGGGAAGGGTCCTTACCCGTCGGGATGCGCTTGGTTATGTAACCACATACGCCTATGAAGTTTTTCATTCGAATTCACCATCGTATGTCAAGGATGCCGAAGGCCAGGAATACCGTTACGCATTCGATGATGCGGCTCGGGTCACCAGCATAACGACGGCCTATGGATCCGTTGAATTCGAGTATAACGATCTCAACAAAAGAACCCGGATCGTGGATGCGGAAGGCAATACCACGCTGATGTTTTACGACAAGATGGGCAACATGATCAAGCGGGTGCAGCCGAATGATTACGTGGAGCGAATCGATAACGGAAAAGGAACGGAGTATCGCTATGATGCATTGGATCACCTGATCCGCATCACCGATCCGCTTCATCAAACTCAAAGATACCACTATGACATGTATGACCATCTGCTCAAAGAGGTGGAACCGAATCAATACGATCCGGTACTGGATGATGGTCCGGGAACGGAGCATGTCTACGATCATCGCGGCAATCGGATACGGACGATGTTCCCGGATGGAGGGATTCAGCGTTTCAAATATGATGCGGCCGGGAATCTCGTGAAGTCCATTCGTCCCGGGCAATACGATCCGGCAACCGACGACGGTCCGGGAACAGAATATGCCTATGATGCTATGGATCGTCTCGTGCAGATCACCAATGCCGAAGGGTACATCGAACGGCGGTACGTGTATGATTCCGCAGGACGAATCGTCAAAGAAATGGACGGCAAAGCGGTAGATCGTGCGAACCATGATGATGAACGATTTGGGACGTTGTATGTATACAACAAGGCAGGATGGTTAGTCGAGAAACGAGAACCTGTTCAGGAAGAAGTTTCTTCTGAAAGGGAGCGTGTGTTGTACCGTTTGTCCCGTTATGAATATGACCTTGCCGGAAACCTGGTGAGGGAACAACGAACGTCGGAGTTGGTTGCACGGGAAGGGAGCCCGGCGACGTATCATGGCATCACGTACGCCTATGATCGTAATCACCGTGTCATACGCATCACCGACGATACGGGAGCAGATATTCGATACACGTATGATTGCCTGAACCAGCGGACATCCGAACGTTACAAGCTGAACGAAGGCAAGGAGCGGCATATCCGTTACGAATATGACAAGGCGGGCAGGCTGGTGCGCCAGCTAGACGTCATTGACGGAGAAGACCTGCGCGATGAAGGGCGGAAGACGGTCACGGCAGAGACGAGATATCGGTATGACCGTAATGGCAATATCACCTATATCCGTTCGCCTGAAGGATACGAGACCGAAATCAGCTACGATGGCGCAGACCGGATCGTACAGATCAGTCGCCGGGAGCATGCGGGAGCGAAGGCCAGCTCCATGTACCTGAAGTATGACCGCAGCGGCAATGTGATCGAAGAAACGGATACGATGGGGCACCGGGTGCATTATGCCTACGATGTAAGGAACCGTCCGATCCGATCTGTGGGCAAGCGTGGGGGAGTTACAAGGCTGTTCTACAATACCGAAGGGAAACTGGCGAAGAAGGTCACCCCGGGATTGTACGATGCAGCGAGCGATGATGGGATCGGAACCGAATACACGTATGACGTGTTGAACCGCTTGACCCACATTCGCAACCCGCTGGGGGAGATCATTCAGCAGCATGCTTTTAACCGGTACGGGGAGCAGGAAGCTGTCACGGAAAACGGCGTCGAGACGAGATATACCTATACCTTGGCTGGCCAAGTGCGTCAAGTATGGGGCAACGGTCCGGAATGCACGCCGATGTTGCGGCAGGAATACGAGTATGATGCCGCGGGACACATCGTGGGCATTCGAGATGGAGAAGGCCGGGTAACGCGCCATACGTTGGACGGATGGGGGAACATCACGGCGCTGACGCGGCCGGACGCCACGACGGAGCAGTACGATTATGACGTGGCGGGCCATCTGATTCGTTCCACGGATGCGAAGGGACATGCGACACAGTATACGTATAATTCCCTGGGGCAAGTGTCTGCGATTACGGGCCCCGACGGACTGCCGATCACGTACCAATATGACCGCGAAGGCCGCCTGGCCCGGCAGCAGGACCGGAACCAGCGGGTACTGGACCTGGCGTACAATTTCAATGATCAGCTCGTTCGCAGACGGGAGCTGTCCAGCGGCGAGGAAGAGACGTACACCTACCGCGAAGACGGCCTGTTGACTTCGTCCGCGAATAACGAAGTGCGTTACGACTATGACTATAACGAAGAGGGTCTGCTCACGGCCAAATATCAGAGCAGATTTGGCGAACGGACAACGGATGCAGCGCCACGTCCCGTACTGCGCTACGAGTATGATGTTGAAGGGCGGACGGTAGCCCGCACGGATGCTGGCGGAACACGCGTCGAGTATGCGCATGATCCGTTGGGCCGGGTGGTTGCCATTCGGCAGGGCGAGAACGAATTGGCCCGGTACACCTATGCAGCGGGCAACCGAATCGCGTCCATGCTGTACGGCAACGGCGTGCAAACGGCGTATGAATACACGCCTGAAGGGCAGGTATCGCGGCTCTACACCCGGGCAGCCGATGGAACGGTCCTGCTGGACAACCGCTATACCTATGACCGGAGCGGGAATACGATCGGCTGTTATGGCACACAGGATCAGGCCGAGTATCGATACGATGCACTGGATCGGTTGGTGGAAGCCCGGTATGCCGGATATGGCACGGAGCAACTGGCGTATGACGCGGCAGGCAACCGAATTTCCCGTGTCTGGAACGGACAACGGACAAGCTATACGTATGATACAAGGAACCGTCTGCTCAGCCTGATTGAGGAAGCATTGCAGGAAGAGAGTGGGGAGCAGAGCAAATCGAATGGGCAAGCAAGCGGGAAACACATCCATTACACTTACGATGCACAAGGTAATCTAATCCAAGAGCATCAAGGGGAGCAGACGACAAGCTATGCTTATGATGCATTCAACCGTACCATTCGAGTCGAACAAGCGGATGGACGAATCGTGCAGCACGGCTACGACCCGGAGGGTTTGCGAAGCAGGCTGGACACAGACGGAACCGTACGCCATTTTGTGCATGATAGCTGGCATGTCGTCAACGAGTTGGATGAAACAGAGCGGGTACAGGCTTCCTATATCCGTGGTCATGAATGGCTAACGCAACTGGACGATCAGGGCGATGTGGCTTATTATGTAAATAATATCCACGGTGATGTGACTCACCTGACCGGATCACAGGGCCAGATCCTGAACGCGTACACGTATGATGCCTTCGGAAACATGCTGTCCTCGAGAGAACAGCGTGTGAATCCGTTCCGTTATGCGGGAGAAATGCAAGATGCGTTGACAGGACATTACTATCTGCGCGCCCGGTTTTACAATCCGATCATCGCGCGATTTACACAGGAAGACACGTACCGTGGAGACGGTCTGAACCTGTACGCCTATGTTGCCAACAACCCGATCCGATATGTGGACCCGAGTGGGTATGCGAAAGCGGCAAGCGGAGGAACCCCGGCTTCTTGTGTGAATAAAGGTGAGACTTGGAATCCAAACAACACTGGCGATTTTACCGAGATAACAATAACATATAAACAGGGGATGCCCAAGTATCAGTTTAAAAGAAAGGCTGAAGCCCTCCAACAACTAGGTGAATTGGGGGTTTTGGTTAAAGCTGCTAATCCAGTCAAAAGGGATAGGTCAGTGACAAAAGCATATCGTCAAGATTTAATTCAGCGAATTTGGAGCCAATATGGACAAACAAATAAAGATTTCGCAAATAAATTAATTGATCAAATTACTGATCACAGAAAAATGCAACCTGATCATGTATGGGAACTGCAGTTGAGTGGTCCTGATGTTCCTAGTAATTTGAAATTTTTAGATTCATTCACAAATGAAGATATTGGAATGAGGCAGATCTGGCCTCAAATAAAAGGGTTACCAGTTGGAACGAAAATAAAAATAAAAATAGAATATTAG
- a CDS encoding DUF4280 domain-containing protein: MSDGKSFVVHGAYAQCTYGTRPARLVIPASHGEYIHEQPQLNVNDFLSMANVRPFGLCTSLNNPAVQAEMKAIEEAAPPPKQDIGWFNSLFTKEEDIPLEELPPPECVAMCTPQIIAPWLDGKDDVKVSSGDALLNTCNNFCICGRGDITIVHNGQRE; the protein is encoded by the coding sequence ATGAGTGATGGCAAAAGTTTTGTGGTCCACGGAGCGTATGCTCAATGTACATATGGGACACGGCCTGCGAGACTGGTCATCCCGGCGAGCCACGGGGAATACATTCATGAACAACCGCAATTAAACGTGAACGACTTTTTGTCGATGGCCAATGTTCGACCGTTCGGATTGTGCACCAGTCTGAATAATCCGGCGGTGCAGGCTGAAATGAAGGCCATCGAGGAAGCTGCTCCACCTCCAAAACAAGATATTGGCTGGTTTAATTCGCTCTTCACGAAGGAAGAGGATATTCCGCTGGAAGAGCTGCCACCACCCGAGTGCGTGGCTATGTGCACACCTCAGATCATTGCTCCGTGGTTGGACGGCAAAGATGACGTAAAGGTGAGTTCGGGAGATGCCTTGCTTAACACATGCAACAATTTTTGTATATGCGGTCGTGGGGATATCACCATTGTTCATAACGGTCAGAGAGAATAG
- a CDS encoding DUF1629 domain-containing protein, producing MDYFIMTQDRLLDEHMITFDGLRSAYRTLEVSRDRDQEIKDFTVVYVEGKEKVIPDLIDRPVVLMSDPLKKVIEMYDDEALFKCTVLAHPAEEMQQTYWLLLVDRLDCLSDLTEYDPWGRPSRIVLDRNKAKGHAIFRIAGIDDPRLVINLDVAESILRRDLWGIVLEPLETKEEEKHE from the coding sequence ATGGATTATTTTATCATGACGCAGGATCGACTTCTTGATGAACATATGATCACGTTTGATGGGTTAAGATCTGCCTACAGAACGTTGGAGGTTTCGAGAGACCGAGACCAGGAGATCAAAGATTTCACCGTTGTATATGTCGAAGGAAAGGAAAAGGTGATCCCGGATTTGATTGACCGTCCGGTCGTTCTCATGTCCGATCCTTTAAAAAAGGTCATTGAAATGTACGATGACGAAGCGCTTTTTAAATGCACGGTGCTTGCCCATCCTGCGGAAGAAATGCAGCAGACCTACTGGTTGCTGCTGGTGGATCGCCTGGATTGTCTGTCAGACCTCACGGAATATGACCCTTGGGGAAGACCGAGCCGAATCGTCCTTGATCGGAACAAGGCCAAGGGACACGCCATATTCCGCATCGCGGGCATCGATGATCCTCGGCTCGTTATCAATTTGGACGTCGCCGAGAGCATCCTGAGGCGGGATTTGTGGGGAATCGTTCTGGAACCGCTGGAGACGAAGGAGGAAGAAAAACATGAGTGA
- a CDS encoding pentapeptide repeat-containing protein, with protein MKRIAALNELREQWIPQQRAVCVGELHDSLGMHLQDLQKQALRTFTDGCAKALKMQKMGRKGKIGHIHITFFRNRLIRKDFRCRIYWYGQDFYADPAECYVEYDAGWAFQYLMKFSESALLESKKYIGKILDADLQLIMRQEASFYMHYITNLFRHVMKVAVEQEAFKQLEKEEELYVRSGEHKDFNELIYKYDSRILNTEDIRQKLIPNEHDEYVHGNFSHVDLSGMYFKLVNLCYAYFTGTNLTGSLLVGCPLIGADFRNAILPQANFGHSLIHGADFGGADLSGAQFEEVQASYVAPTNEQFHIPPFMPTRFEGANLSGAVFANADLRGSDFRGAVFDGTTFEQSRLDGAHFYEKDLSTLQLSSAQRESLKIYS; from the coding sequence ATGAAGAGGATCGCAGCATTAAACGAGCTTCGCGAGCAATGGATTCCGCAGCAAAGAGCCGTTTGTGTCGGAGAGCTGCACGATAGTTTGGGAATGCATTTGCAGGATTTGCAAAAACAGGCACTGCGTACGTTTACGGATGGATGCGCCAAGGCATTGAAGATGCAGAAGATGGGCCGAAAAGGAAAGATTGGACATATTCATATTACCTTTTTCAGAAACCGCCTTATTCGAAAAGATTTTCGATGCCGCATTTACTGGTATGGACAAGATTTCTATGCCGATCCAGCAGAGTGCTATGTGGAATATGATGCTGGCTGGGCGTTTCAGTACCTCATGAAATTCAGTGAGTCGGCTTTGCTGGAGAGCAAAAAGTATATCGGAAAAATATTGGACGCAGACTTGCAGCTCATCATGAGACAGGAAGCTTCGTTCTATATGCACTATATCACCAATCTGTTCAGGCATGTCATGAAGGTTGCTGTGGAGCAAGAGGCATTTAAGCAGTTGGAAAAGGAAGAGGAGCTGTATGTCCGGTCAGGCGAACATAAGGATTTCAATGAATTGATCTACAAGTATGACTCCCGGATTCTGAATACGGAGGATATAAGGCAAAAACTTATCCCAAACGAGCATGACGAATATGTGCATGGCAACTTCAGTCATGTGGATTTGAGCGGCATGTACTTCAAACTTGTAAATCTATGTTATGCCTACTTTACGGGTACGAACTTAACGGGCAGCTTACTCGTCGGCTGCCCGCTGATTGGAGCGGATTTTCGGAACGCGATCCTGCCGCAAGCCAATTTCGGTCACAGTCTCATTCACGGTGCAGATTTTGGCGGGGCCGACTTATCGGGAGCGCAGTTCGAGGAAGTTCAGGCAAGCTATGTCGCACCAACGAATGAACAATTTCATATTCCTCCGTTCATGCCTACCCGTTTTGAAGGCGCTAATCTAAGCGGAGCGGTCTTTGCGAACGCGGATCTTAGGGGGAGTGATTTCAGAGGGGCTGTATTCGATGGTACAACCTTTGAGCAGAGCCGCCTGGATGGAGCTCACTTCTATGAAAAGGATCTTTCAACATTGCAATTGAGTTCAGCACAGCGAGAAAGCCTGAAGATATACTCCTAA